CCTGATTATATAAAGAAGGGATTATACACAGATAAACAGCATAGAATGCTTTGGAATGAAGTCATAGGCGATGATATAGAGTTCTTTAAGTTTTCTCCTACAAATGAAATAGAGGAGATTCCAACCGCATCTAACGATAACAGCATTTACGAGATAATAAACGACAGACTAAGGCAGCTTAAAGCAAAAGGTATATCTGATATAGACATTGAATCAATTTTGGAAAAAGACATAGCAAAGTACTTCCACAAACAGATATACGGTATAACAGATGAGAAAAACAAGCAGAATTTAATTCATATCTTAGGAGAAGACATAGTAAGCATTACAGACAGGATTGCAGAACTGGTATCCGAACTACTTGGGAAAGATCTCAGTCAAAACAGCTATACTGCACTTGCTTTGCACTTAAACACGCTTATTGAAAGGGTCAACAAAAATAAGCCTATTGTAAATCCTCAACTGTCAAAAATAAAGCAATTGTACCCAAGAGAATTTGAAGTTGCGATTGAAGCTAAAAAAATCATAGAGAAATATTTGAACGTTTCGATTCCAGAAGATGAAGCTGGATTTATCGCAATATTTCTCATTTCGGACAAAGAATACATCAATAAGCAAAGCGAGAAAGTCAAGGTGATAATAATCGCCCACGGCAATTCTACCGCTACCTCCATGGCAGATGTGGCTAATAAGTTGTTGGGCGAAAATTATGCAATAGGTTTAGACGCTCATCTTGACAAAAGTCCTCTTGAAGTCTTAGAAAGCTTGAAAGACTACGTGAGGAATGATATGAATCAGGCAGGATACCTTCTTTTAGTAGACATGGGCTCCCTTACAACATTTGGCGAAACGATTGAAAAAGAGTTTAATGTTCCAGTAAAAGTTATACCGCTTATTTCCACTCTCCACGTCATCGAAGCTACCAGAAAAGCGCTATTAGGTATGCCTCTTAACAATATTTACATGAGCGTACAATCGATAAATTCGTACATGGAGAACAACATGGATTTCGCCCCACTGATAAGCGGCAAAAAGAAAATCGCAATCATAACAGCATGTCTCACTGGGGAAGGCGCCTCTGTTGCAATCAAAAGTTTCTTAAAAAACAACTTAAAGTACGACAAAGATTTATTTGACATAATACCAATTGACAGCCTTGATAAACACATGACAATGAAGAAAATAAACGAAATCCAGGAAAACATGGAAATAGCTTTTATCGTATCGTCTTTTCCATTGGATACTAATATTAAACAGTACAGCATGAATGACGTCTTAAGCTTGAAAGTCATAAAAGAATTGCAGGAGATAGTTGATATTAAGACAACCCTTATCAAGATGGGCAATGTATTGAAAGAAAACATCCATAACATCGATGGCGAGGAACTCTACATCGATATACAAAACACTATAATGAAGCTTTGCGACACGCTGTCAATTTGCTTTGATGATGACATGCTGCTTGGCATAATACTTCACTTTGCTTTTATGGTAAGCAGAATCAAAAAAGGAGAAAAAAGCATTGAGTATATAGGAAAAGAAGAATATATTAAAAACAACAAATCATTGTACAACGCAGTAAAAAAAGCATTGACGCATTTAAACACAAAATATTCTATAATAATACCAGATGATGAAATATGCTATATAATGAGGTTTTTCCAAGAAAAAGATGCTCTTTTCAATATGATATAAAAAATCCCCTGTGCATTATGCAAAGGGGATTATGCTCTAATCATTTGTATACCTTATTTCTTTTACCAAATCAGAAATATTTTCTTCTGAATAGCCGTATCCCTCTAATATCTTTTTAGTTTCCTTTGTTGTTTCAAACATATCTTTTACAATCTTTAACCTCTTTTGTATTAGATACTCTACAAAATCTAAAACTTCTTTCTGTTCATCTTTAGGCATTGCTTTTACTTTCTCATATATTATATTATCCAATTTATCATTGATTGAGTTTGACATTTTTATCACCACCATTT
The nucleotide sequence above comes from Thermoanaerobacterium sp. CMT5567-10. Encoded proteins:
- a CDS encoding DUF2281 domain-containing protein, whose protein sequence is MVVIKMSNSINDKLDNIIYEKVKAMPKDEQKEVLDFVEYLIQKRLKIVKDMFETTKETKKILEGYGYSEENISDLVKEIRYTND
- a CDS encoding sigma 54-interacting transcriptional regulator codes for the protein MKRKDLIFKKLIELNKGKGIDAKTLADALNMSRANVSHELNLLCKEGKVVKSDGRPVLFSPVFESTKSNSSDSKLYELDMLIKNNISLKQAGEQAKAAILYPPKGIHCLILGETGVGKSTFARIMHKYAIDMGVKKPDAPFIAFNCADYSNNPQLLTAQLFGVKKGAYTGADTDKEGLIEKANGGILFLDEVHRLPPEGQEILFTFLDTGYFRRVGDVENRTSDVLIISATTEDPSSSLLNTFTRRIPMIIKIPPLRDRTLEERFYLLKRFFKHESIKLNRDIFVSLNSMRAFCSYDCPNNIGQLESDVKLICAKVYSEFLTNKKNDIRICSRDLPDYIKKGLYTDKQHRMLWNEVIGDDIEFFKFSPTNEIEEIPTASNDNSIYEIINDRLRQLKAKGISDIDIESILEKDIAKYFHKQIYGITDEKNKQNLIHILGEDIVSITDRIAELVSELLGKDLSQNSYTALALHLNTLIERVNKNKPIVNPQLSKIKQLYPREFEVAIEAKKIIEKYLNVSIPEDEAGFIAIFLISDKEYINKQSEKVKVIIIAHGNSTATSMADVANKLLGENYAIGLDAHLDKSPLEVLESLKDYVRNDMNQAGYLLLVDMGSLTTFGETIEKEFNVPVKVIPLISTLHVIEATRKALLGMPLNNIYMSVQSINSYMENNMDFAPLISGKKKIAIITACLTGEGASVAIKSFLKNNLKYDKDLFDIIPIDSLDKHMTMKKINEIQENMEIAFIVSSFPLDTNIKQYSMNDVLSLKVIKELQEIVDIKTTLIKMGNVLKENIHNIDGEELYIDIQNTIMKLCDTLSICFDDDMLLGIILHFAFMVSRIKKGEKSIEYIGKEEYIKNNKSLYNAVKKALTHLNTKYSIIIPDDEICYIMRFFQEKDALFNMI